Proteins encoded together in one Sceloporus undulatus isolate JIND9_A2432 ecotype Alabama chromosome 4, SceUnd_v1.1, whole genome shotgun sequence window:
- the LOC121929785 gene encoding abnormal spindle-like microcephaly-associated protein homolog, with the protein MESYQDYNWCSHSYQSGDDDDDFSEGDELPHDPNLAKVRSRSNSRSRRRNSFLVDELDMLMDKAATTIQAAWRGHLARKRIMCEHAAASVIQAAWRRFITREYMAIQRDQRFSGQVYGRRRKTPSLVSLEDRRRPRSRPTKDKEHAAQVIQAHYRGYVTRRALSECKKAAVTIQSHWRGYRTRQELAQSGQRMYHHGSSRGTYYSQPSYVPGSTGWMGPYPRKHWRKVMVGDTEEWARARSQAQPPTRERKRVGTSQPKLCPQCGRCSSVRILEGVGKGPPSESEMDDSECEGHSSRSTYGRQRCSASKVTKRQGPAPRPHSYGAHMSCQTSSRSYYSGSHHVVTEDQPRRQGRDPGGLAQRYATGHTSARPIRERNTTRSFSSTSLQQQGAPSPGTSDWLYENYCARRMGEGQRRVFKTRKQLWQVARAATLIQSFWRGWKVRRALAVQREAATKIQSAYRGYKTRIYLIEAGVLSEGDTD; encoded by the coding sequence ATGGAAAGCTATCAGGACTACAATTGGTGTTCGCACAGTTACCAGAGTGGGGATGACGATGATGATTTCAGTGAGGGAGATGAGCTACCCCATGACCCTAACTTAGCCAAGGTGAGGTCCAGAAGCAACAGCCGCTCTCGCCGCCGCAATTCCTTCTTGGTGGATGAGTTGGACATGCTGATGGACAAGGCAGCTACTACCATCCAGGCTGCTTGGCGGGGGCACCTGGCACGGAAGCGCATCATGTGCGAGCACGCAGCTGCCTCCGTTATTCAGGCTGCCTGGAGGCGCTTCATCACCCGAGAGTACATGGCCATCCAGCGGGACCAGAGGTTCTCTGGGCAGGTCTATGGGCGCCGAAGGAAAACCCCTTCCCTGGTCTCCTTAGAGGACAGGAGAAGACCCCGAAGTCGTCCCACAAAGGATAAGGAGCATGCCGCCCAGGTTATTCAAGCCCACTACCGTGGGTATGTGACCCGACGGGCCCTCTCTGAGTGCAAAAAGGCAGCTGTCACCATCCAATCACACTGGAGGGGTTACCGCACAAGGCAGGAATTGGCCCAAAGTGGTCAACGCATGTACCATCATGGCAGCTCACGGGGGACCTACTACAGCCAACCCAGCTATGTGCCTGGCAGCACTGGATGGATGGGCCCCTATCCTCGCAAACATTGGCGCAAAGTCATGGTGGGAGACACCGAGGAGTGGGCAAGAGCACGGTCTCAGGCCCAGCCGCCTACACGGGAAAGAAAGCGTGTGGGAACCTCCCAGCCAAAATTGTGCCCTCAGTGCGGGAGGTGCAGCTCTGTCCGTATTCTGGAAGGGGTAGGCAAGGGCCCACCCTCTGAATCAGAAATGGACGACAGCGAGTGCGAGGGCCATTCTTCTCGCTCGACGTATGGTAGGCAGAGATGCTCAGCGTCCAAGGTCACAAAGCGCCAGGGACCTGCCCCTAGACCTCATTCTTATGGGGCCCACATGTCCTGCCAGACCAGTTCCAGATCCTATTACTCTGGCAGCCATCATGTGGTGACCGAAGACCAGCCACGGAGACAAGGCCGAGACCCCGGAGGGTTAGCCCAACGTTATGCCACGGGGCATACATCTGCCCGGCCCATCCGGGAGAGGAACACAACCCGGAGTTTCTCCTCCACCAGCCTCCAGCAGCAAGGAGCTCCAAGCCCGGGCACCTCTGACTGGCTTTATGAGAATTATTGTGCCCGCCGGATGGGTGAAGGCCAGAGACGGGTATTCAAGACGAGGAAACAGCTGTGGCAAGTGGCCCGGGCTGCCACTCTCATCCAGTCCTTCTGGCGGGGGTGGAAAGTCCGGCGGGCCTTGGCTGTCCAGCGGGAAGCTGCTACCAAGATCCAGTCAGCTTACCGTGGGTACAAGACTAGAATCTACCTTATAGAGGCAGGAGTGCTGAGTGAAGGAGATACAGATTAA
- the LRRC24 gene encoding leucine-rich repeat-containing protein 24: MAPVEASLVSLFLLGLMAVQAQICPSTCRCYSMTVECGSLGLKEIPGSIHPSTQTVFLQDNSITQIHQQDLASLSGLQYLYMQNNTISALEPGAFRNQNRLLELALNGNRIHLINSSIFKGLEHLRVLYLAGNQITRLPDFTFCDLERLQELHLQENSIETLEDQALAGLTSLALLDLSKNNLRTISRMALQPLISLQVLRLTENPWRCDCSLHWLSSWIKEEGQRLLGPLDKKIVCSEPPRLVYQSLMDVSGNSLICIPPVVQVEPLEVMARLGDDLRVSCQASGYPQPLVTWRKLAHWRAGGSKASSARVPGGTFELSERSVGERFEQSDTGSGMLFLNNVTVAHAGKYECEASNPGGTARVFFHLMVNLSQQQQQQQQQTSRGYPASVDISQEPLYDMESMDFNALSMATQTAIAVAISLLALVALLLVIMIYRKHRKRKKARKEENILYVNDYSDGPTTFAQLEEYRDERGHEMFVIDRNKPLFATYKDPQGLAGVFPDQLQDQATQTLEGEEDRPPEANELFANQGLMFQPQIAYEIHC; encoded by the exons ATGGCCCCGGTGGAGGCCTCTCttgtctccctcttccttctgggGCTCATGGCAGTCCAGGCTCAGATCTGTCCTTCCACCTGCCGCTGCTACAGCATGACTGTGGAGTGTGGCTCTTTGGGCCTCAAGGAGATCCCTGGCAGCATCCATCCTTCCACCCAG ACAGTTTTCCTCCAAGACAACAGCATCACACAAATCCACCAGCAAGACCTGGCCTCACTTTCTGGCCTGCAATACCTCTACATGCAGAACAACACGATCTCAGCACTGGAGCCCGGCGCCTTCCGCAACCAGAACCGGCTGCTGGAACTGGCACTGAATGGCAACCGGATCCACCTCATCAACAGCAGCATCTTCAAGGGCTTGGAGCATCTGCGCGTTCTCTACCTGGCTGGCAACCAGATCACCCGGCTGCCTGACTTCACCTTCTGTGATCTGGAG AGGCTGCAAGAACTCCACTTGCAAGAGAACAGCATAgagactctggaagaccaggccCTGGCTGGGCTGACTTCGCTGGCGCTGCTAGACCTGAGCAAGAACAACCTCCGCACCATCAGCCGCATGGCTCTGCAGCCCCTCATCAGCCTCCAGGTGCTGCGCCTGACAG AAAACCCCTGGCGATGTGACTGCTCTCTCCACTGGCTTAGCTCCTGGATCAAAGAGGAAGGTCAGCGGCTCTTGGGTCCACTAGATAAGAAGATTGTGTGCTCAGAGCCCCCACGCTTGGTCTACCAGAGCCTGATGGATGTCTCCGGCAACAGCCTGATCTGTATCCCACCAGTAGTGCAAGTGGAGCCTCTCGAGGTGATGGCCAGACTGGGAGATGATTTGCGGGTCTCTTGCCAGGCATCAGGCTACCCACAGCCACTGGTGACGTGGCGCAAGCTGGCACATTGGCGAGCAGGAGGCTCTAAAGCCAGCAGTGCCCGAGTGCCAGGAGGAACCTTTGAGCTGAGCGAGCGCAGTGTGGGGGAGCGTTTTGAGCAGTCGGACACGGGGAGCGGGATGCTCTTTCTCAACAATGTGACGGTGGCACACGCTGGCAAATACGAGTGCGAGGCTTCCAACCCGGGTGGCACGGCCCGAGTGTTCTTCCATCTCATGGTCAACCTttcccagcagcagcaacagcagcagcagcagacatcACGGGGCTACCCAGCTTCAGTGGACATCAGCCAGGAGCCCCTCTATGACATGGAGAGCATGGACTTCAATGCCCTCAGCATGGCCACCCAGACTGCCATTGCTGTGGCCATTTCCTTGTTGGCATTGGTTGCCCTCCTCCTGGTGATCATGATCTACCGGAAACACCGCAAGCGGAAGAAGGCCAGGAAAGAGGAGAACATTCTCTATGTCAATGACTACTCAGATGGACCCACCACCTTTGCCCAGCTGGAAGAGTACCGGGACGAGAGGGGCCATGAGATGTTCGTCATTGACCGCAACAAGCCCCTCTTTGCCACCTACAAGGACCCCCAAGGCTTGGCTGGGGTCTTCCCAGACCAACTACAAGATCAAGCCACCCAGACactggaaggagaagaagaccGGCCCCCAGAAGCCAACGAACTCTTTGCCAATCAGGGACTGATGTTCCAGCCACAGATTGCTTATGAAATCCACTGTTGA